A stretch of Fundicoccus culcitae DNA encodes these proteins:
- the rplR gene encoding 50S ribosomal protein L18, which produces MITKPDKNKLRLKRHQRVRNKISGTAERPRLNVFRSNTHIYAQLIDDVAGVTLASASSNEASIEKGTKVEQATAVGKLVAERAIEKGYKVVIFDRGGYVYHGRVQALADSARENGLEF; this is translated from the coding sequence GTGATTACTAAACCAGATAAAAATAAACTACGTTTAAAAAGACATCAACGTGTTCGTAACAAAATCTCTGGTACTGCTGAGCGCCCACGCTTGAATGTATTCCGTTCGAATACACACATCTACGCTCAATTAATTGATGACGTAGCGGGTGTGACGCTAGCAAGTGCCTCTAGTAACGAAGCATCAATTGAAAAAGGAACTAAAGTTGAACAAGCTACAGCCGTCGGTAAATTAGTAGCTGAACGTGCAATTGAAAAAGGCTATAAAGTTGTGATTTTTGATCGTGGAGGCTATGTTTATCATGGACGTGTTCAAGCTTTGGCTGACAGTGCTCGTGAAAACGGCTTAGAATTTTAG
- the rpsQ gene encoding 30S ribosomal protein S17 — protein MTEERNKRKVYQGRVESDKMDKTITVVVETRKTHPIYGKRVKYSKKYKAHDEDNRAKVGDIVRIMETRPLSKTKRFRLLEIVEEAIII, from the coding sequence ATGACTGAAGAACGTAATAAACGTAAAGTATATCAAGGTCGTGTTGAATCAGACAAAATGGATAAAACCATTACTGTTGTTGTTGAAACACGTAAAACACATCCAATCTATGGTAAACGTGTAAAATACTCTAAAAAATATAAAGCACACGATGAAGATAATCGTGCAAAAGTAGGCGATATCGTTCGAATTATGGAAACTCGCCCATTATCTAAGACGAAGCGCTTCCGCTTATTAGAAATTGTTGAAGAAGCAATTATTATCTAA
- the rplX gene encoding 50S ribosomal protein L24 gives MRIKTGDKVQVIAGKDKGEQGIVLKTLPKQEKVVVEGINIAKKHTKPTQTATGGIEEFPAPIHISNVKLVDPTSNEPTRVGYRVEDGKKVRFAKKSNETIN, from the coding sequence ATGCGTATCAAAACAGGCGATAAAGTTCAAGTTATTGCAGGAAAAGACAAAGGCGAACAAGGTATCGTTCTAAAAACTCTTCCTAAACAAGAAAAAGTTGTTGTTGAAGGGATTAATATTGCTAAAAAGCATACTAAACCAACACAAACTGCTACTGGAGGGATTGAAGAATTTCCCGCTCCAATTCATATATCAAACGTTAAATTAGTCGATCCTACTTCCAATGAACCAACACGAGTAGGCTATCGAGTTGAAGATGGAAAAAAAGTTCGTTTTGCTAAAAAATCAAACGAAACAATTAACTAA
- the rpsC gene encoding 30S ribosomal protein S3: MGQKVHPIGMRVGIIRDWDAKWYADKKYAEFLHEDLKIREYLYTKLSDASVSTIQIERAANRVIVSIHTAKPGMVIGKGGSEVDAIRAELNKLTGKKVHINIVEIKEPNLDAKLVALDIANQLENRVAFRRAQKQAIQRTMKAGAKGIKTQVSGRLNGADMARVEHYSEGTVPLHTLRSDIDYAWEEADTTYGKLGVKVWICRGEILPTKSNA; the protein is encoded by the coding sequence ATGGGTCAAAAAGTACATCCAATTGGTATGCGTGTTGGTATCATCCGTGATTGGGATGCAAAATGGTACGCAGACAAAAAGTACGCAGAATTTCTACATGAAGATTTAAAAATCCGCGAATATCTATATACTAAACTTTCTGATGCTTCTGTTTCGACAATTCAAATCGAACGTGCAGCTAACCGTGTGATTGTTTCAATTCACACAGCTAAACCAGGAATGGTAATTGGTAAAGGCGGTTCAGAAGTAGATGCTATTCGTGCTGAGTTAAATAAATTAACTGGCAAAAAAGTACATATTAATATCGTTGAAATTAAAGAACCTAATTTAGATGCTAAATTAGTTGCTTTAGATATTGCTAATCAATTAGAAAATCGTGTAGCTTTCCGTCGCGCTCAAAAACAAGCGATTCAAAGAACAATGAAAGCTGGCGCTAAAGGAATTAAAACACAAGTATCTGGCCGTTTAAATGGAGCCGATATGGCACGTGTTGAACATTATTCTGAAGGAACTGTTCCATTGCATACATTACGTTCTGATATTGATTATGCATGGGAAGAAGCAGATACAACTTATGGTAAATTAGGAGTAAAAGTTTGGATTTGTCGTGGGGAAATTTTACCTACCAAATCGAATGCTTAG
- a CDS encoding mechanosensitive ion channel, translating into MDFEDLFSTIIAALPGILGALLLLILALIISQILKRLTIKGLNKIDFGQKLQNWGVSKNDDESDTFLETIGTFVYFIVMLFFLPFILNGLNLSGVADPIINMFNRFFEYIPNIIAALIILVVGLYFCRFVKNLVQNLFEGLNIDKWYAKVTGRVIETEIDETRLAEVLANIVYVLIFIPILTVALETLGIESISTPIIGVLNQILAAIPNILTALVLVIIGGFISNLLADLIESLLRTSGIDRYSNYLNFKGETHLKISTVTAQIIKMVLLIFFIVEALNVLRLEVLNTIGTAVIAYMPLVISAIIILAIGIIGGNILADFLAKVSGSKVFGEFARYAIIVLSVFMTLDQLQFAQTIVNSSFIIILGSIALTFVLAFGLGGREFAAKQLEKADKALDEDISHKVNEVEEIKEEN; encoded by the coding sequence ATGGATTTTGAAGATTTATTTAGTACAATTATAGCAGCATTACCCGGGATTTTAGGAGCCTTGCTTTTATTAATATTAGCCTTGATAATATCCCAAATTTTAAAGCGTCTAACCATTAAAGGCTTAAATAAAATTGATTTTGGACAAAAATTACAAAACTGGGGCGTATCAAAAAATGATGATGAAAGTGATACTTTTTTAGAGACGATTGGAACATTCGTCTATTTTATTGTCATGCTATTCTTCTTGCCATTTATATTAAATGGATTGAATTTATCAGGTGTTGCCGACCCGATTATTAATATGTTCAACCGTTTCTTCGAGTATATCCCGAATATTATAGCCGCCTTAATTATTTTGGTAGTTGGTCTTTATTTTTGTCGGTTTGTTAAGAACCTGGTGCAAAATCTATTCGAAGGTTTAAACATTGATAAATGGTATGCCAAGGTTACTGGACGTGTCATAGAAACAGAGATAGATGAAACACGTTTAGCAGAAGTGTTAGCCAACATCGTCTATGTCCTCATTTTCATCCCGATTTTAACTGTAGCACTTGAAACATTAGGGATTGAAAGTATCTCGACACCTATTATCGGTGTATTAAATCAAATTTTAGCGGCTATTCCTAATATTCTTACAGCCTTGGTATTGGTCATCATCGGTGGCTTTATCTCTAATCTTCTTGCAGATTTAATTGAAAGTTTGTTAAGAACGTCTGGGATTGATCGTTACTCCAATTATCTTAATTTTAAAGGTGAAACGCATTTAAAAATATCAACCGTTACTGCACAAATTATTAAAATGGTTCTATTGATATTCTTTATTGTCGAAGCTTTAAATGTCTTGCGATTAGAAGTATTAAATACAATTGGGACCGCTGTTATAGCTTACATGCCTTTGGTTATCAGCGCTATAATTATTTTAGCCATTGGTATTATAGGGGGGAATATCTTAGCTGATTTCTTAGCTAAAGTCTCTGGAAGCAAAGTTTTTGGTGAATTTGCCCGCTATGCTATTATTGTACTATCTGTTTTTATGACCTTAGATCAATTGCAATTCGCTCAAACGATTGTTAATTCTAGTTTTATTATTATTTTAGGATCAATTGCTTTGACTTTTGTCTTAGCATTTGGGTTAGGCGGTCGCGAATTTGCCGCTAAACAATTAGAAAAAGCGGATAAAGCCCTTGATGAAGATATCAGCCATAAAGTTAATGAAGTTGAAGAAATTAAGGAAGAAAATTAG
- the rpsJ gene encoding 30S ribosomal protein S10 yields the protein MAKQKIRIRLKAYEHRALDLSANKIVESAKRTGAKTVGPIPLPTDRSLYTVIRATHKYKDSREQFEMRTHKRLIDIVDPTSKTVDALMKLDLPSGVDIEIKL from the coding sequence ATGGCAAAGCAAAAAATTCGTATTCGTTTGAAAGCTTATGAGCATCGTGCTTTAGACTTGTCAGCGAACAAAATTGTAGAATCAGCAAAGAGAACAGGAGCAAAGACCGTAGGTCCAATTCCGTTGCCAACAGATCGTTCGCTATACACGGTAATCCGTGCGACTCATAAGTACAAAGATTCTCGTGAACAATTCGAAATGCGTACCCACAAACGTTTAATTGATATCGTTGATCCAACATCTAAAACAGTTGATGCATTGATGAAATTAGACTTACCAAGTGGTGTAGACATAGAAATTAAATTATAA
- the rplC gene encoding 50S ribosomal protein L3 has protein sequence MTKGILGRKVGMTQFFTQNGELIPVTVIEATPNVVLQVKTIENDGYEAVQVGYQDMREVLSNKPAKGHVAKANATPKRFIREFRDVELGDYEVGQELTVETFTVGDIVDVTGTSKGKGFQGVIKRHGQHRGPMAHGSRYHRRPGSMGMASDASKVFKGKNLPGQTGGERITIQNLEIVSVDPENNVILIKGNVPGAKKSLVEVKQAIKTVK, from the coding sequence ATGACCAAAGGAATCTTAGGTAGAAAAGTAGGTATGACACAATTCTTTACTCAAAACGGTGAATTAATCCCAGTAACAGTTATCGAAGCTACTCCGAACGTTGTTTTGCAAGTTAAAACAATTGAAAATGATGGCTACGAAGCAGTTCAAGTAGGATATCAAGATATGCGTGAAGTATTGTCAAACAAACCTGCGAAAGGTCATGTAGCAAAAGCAAATGCTACTCCTAAGCGCTTCATTCGCGAATTTCGTGATGTCGAGCTAGGAGATTACGAAGTAGGACAAGAACTAACAGTGGAAACTTTCACAGTAGGTGACATCGTGGATGTCACGGGTACATCAAAGGGTAAAGGATTCCAAGGCGTTATCAAACGTCATGGACAACACCGCGGCCCTATGGCCCACGGTTCTAGATACCACCGTCGTCCTGGATCAATGGGGATGGCATCAGATGCATCTAAAGTATTCAAAGGTAAAAACTTGCCTGGACAAACAGGTGGCGAACGTATAACGATTCAAAACCTTGAAATCGTATCTGTAGATCCAGAAAACAATGTTATCTTAATTAAAGGTAATGTACCTGGAGCTAAAAAATCATTAGTCGAAGTAAAACAAGCAATTAAAACTGTTAAATAA
- the rplB gene encoding 50S ribosomal protein L2 yields MAIKHYKPTTNGRRNMTGYDFSEITTNKPEKTLLDHQKQKAGRNNQGKITVRHQGGGNKRAYRIIDFKRNKDNVIGTVATIEYDPNRSANIALIHYEDGVKTYILAPKGLKVGQKIESGEQADIQIGNALPLLNIPVGSVVHNIELKPGKGGQLIRSAGTSAQVLGHEGKYTLVRLQSGEVRMILSTCRATIGTVGNEQHELINIGKAGRARWMSKRPEVRGSVMNPNDHPHGGGEGRAPIGRPSPMSPWGKPTLGKKTRKTKKKSSKLIIRSRKK; encoded by the coding sequence GTGGCAATCAAACATTACAAACCGACCACCAATGGTCGTCGTAATATGACTGGCTATGATTTCTCTGAAATCACAACGAATAAACCAGAGAAAACTTTATTAGACCATCAAAAACAAAAAGCAGGCCGTAATAATCAAGGTAAAATTACTGTTCGTCACCAAGGTGGCGGTAACAAACGTGCTTATCGTATTATTGATTTTAAACGTAACAAAGATAATGTGATTGGTACAGTAGCTACCATTGAATATGATCCAAACCGTTCAGCAAATATCGCTTTAATCCATTATGAAGATGGTGTTAAAACATATATTCTTGCTCCAAAAGGTTTGAAAGTAGGCCAAAAAATTGAATCAGGCGAACAAGCAGATATTCAAATCGGTAATGCCTTACCATTACTCAATATCCCTGTTGGTTCCGTCGTTCATAACATTGAATTAAAACCAGGTAAAGGCGGACAATTAATTCGTTCTGCTGGAACAAGTGCCCAAGTATTAGGCCACGAAGGCAAATACACACTCGTTCGTTTACAATCTGGTGAAGTACGTATGATTTTATCTACATGCCGTGCAACCATTGGTACGGTTGGAAATGAGCAACATGAATTAATTAATATTGGTAAAGCAGGTCGTGCCCGTTGGATGTCTAAACGTCCAGAAGTACGTGGATCTGTAATGAACCCTAACGATCACCCACACGGTGGTGGTGAAGGCCGCGCACCAATCGGACGTCCGTCTCCAATGTCACCATGGGGTAAACCAACTCTTGGTAAGAAAACACGTAAAACTAAGAAAAAATCAAGCAAGCTAATTATTCGTTCACGTAAAAAATAA
- the rpsH gene encoding 30S ribosomal protein S8, whose protein sequence is MVMTDPIADFLTRIRNASSVGHKTVSAPSSNMKVSIAEILKQEGFIKNYEVTEDDKQGEIKIFLKYGRNNEKVITGIKRISKPGLRVYAKTEDLPKVLNGLGIAIVSTSNGVVTDKQARQAGIGGEVLAYVW, encoded by the coding sequence ATGGTTATGACAGATCCAATCGCTGATTTTTTAACAAGAATCCGTAATGCAAGTAGCGTAGGTCATAAAACAGTTTCTGCACCTTCATCTAATATGAAAGTCTCAATCGCTGAGATTTTGAAACAAGAAGGTTTTATTAAGAACTATGAAGTAACTGAAGATGACAAACAAGGAGAAATCAAAATCTTCTTGAAATATGGTCGTAATAATGAAAAGGTAATCACTGGTATTAAACGTATTTCAAAACCTGGATTACGTGTTTATGCCAAAACCGAAGATTTACCAAAAGTACTAAACGGCTTAGGAATCGCAATTGTATCAACATCAAATGGTGTTGTAACAGATAAACAAGCACGCCAAGCAGGTATTGGTGGCGAAGTATTAGCATACGTTTGGTAA
- a CDS encoding type Z 30S ribosomal protein S14 has protein sequence MAKTSMVQKNQRKPKFKVQEYTRCERCGRPHSVYRKFKLCRICFRELAYKGQIPGVKKASW, from the coding sequence TTGGCAAAAACATCAATGGTCCAAAAAAACCAACGCAAACCGAAATTTAAAGTGCAAGAATATACTCGTTGTGAACGTTGCGGACGTCCGCACTCTGTTTACCGTAAATTCAAGCTATGCCGTATTTGCTTCCGTGAATTAGCTTATAAAGGCCAAATTCCTGGCGTGAAGAAAGCTAGCTGGTAA
- the rplV gene encoding 50S ribosomal protein L22, giving the protein MTEQITSAKAIAKTVRIAPRKVRLVADLIRGKQIGEAISILKFTPNASAPVIEKVLMSAIANAEHNYDLDVESLYVSEVYVNEGPTMKRFRPRAKGSASPILKRTSHITVVVAEKEEV; this is encoded by the coding sequence ATGACAGAACAAATCACATCTGCTAAAGCAATTGCAAAAACCGTTCGAATTGCTCCTCGTAAAGTTCGTTTAGTAGCTGATCTTATTAGAGGTAAACAAATCGGTGAAGCTATTTCAATTTTGAAATTCACTCCAAATGCGAGTGCACCCGTAATTGAAAAAGTTTTAATGTCAGCAATAGCCAATGCAGAACATAATTATGATTTAGACGTTGAAAGTTTATACGTCAGTGAAGTTTATGTGAATGAAGGACCTACCATGAAACGCTTCCGTCCAAGAGCCAAAGGTTCAGCTTCACCAATTTTAAAACGCACTAGCCACATTACAGTAGTGGTAGCAGAAAAAGAGGAGGTTTAA
- the rplP gene encoding 50S ribosomal protein L16, with the protein MLVPKRVKHRREFRGKMRGEAKGGKNIDFGTYGLRAVESKWITNRQIEASRIAMTRFMKRGGKVWIKVFPHKSYTAKAIGIRMGKGKGAPEGWVAPVKRGKILFEIDGVSEEVAREALRLASHKLPIKTKFVKREEYGGESNAN; encoded by the coding sequence ATGTTAGTACCTAAACGTGTAAAACACCGTCGTGAGTTCCGTGGGAAAATGCGCGGAGAAGCTAAAGGTGGAAAAAATATTGATTTTGGAACTTATGGTTTAAGAGCAGTTGAATCAAAATGGATCACAAACCGTCAAATTGAAGCATCACGTATTGCTATGACTCGTTTCATGAAACGTGGTGGTAAAGTGTGGATTAAAGTCTTCCCTCATAAATCCTATACAGCTAAGGCTATTGGGATTCGTATGGGTAAAGGTAAAGGAGCACCTGAAGGTTGGGTAGCCCCAGTTAAACGTGGTAAAATCTTATTTGAGATTGATGGAGTTTCTGAAGAAGTTGCTCGCGAAGCACTTCGTTTGGCTTCTCACAAATTACCAATTAAAACTAAATTCGTAAAACGTGAAGAATATGGTGGTGAATCGAATGCAAATTAA
- the rpsS gene encoding 30S ribosomal protein S19, whose translation MSRSLKKGPFVDDHLMKKVEEQQNNSKKQVIKTWSRRSTIFPNFIGLTIAVYDGRKHVPVYVQEDMVGHKLGEFVPTRTYKGHASDDRKTQRR comes from the coding sequence GTGAGTCGTAGTTTGAAAAAAGGACCTTTTGTCGATGATCATTTGATGAAAAAAGTTGAAGAGCAACAAAATAACTCAAAGAAACAAGTCATTAAAACTTGGTCTCGTCGTTCTACAATTTTCCCGAACTTTATTGGGTTAACAATTGCAGTATACGATGGACGTAAACATGTACCAGTGTACGTGCAAGAAGACATGGTTGGACATAAATTAGGCGAATTTGTCCCAACTCGTACCTATAAAGGTCACGCAAGTGACGATCGTAAAACACAAAGACGCTAA
- the rpsE gene encoding 30S ribosomal protein S5 has protein sequence MEIINAENLENLEERVVAINRVTKVVKGGRRLRFSALVVVGDRNGHVGFGTGKAQEVPEAIRKAIESAKKNLITVPMTGTTIPHEAIGEYCGGRVLLKPATAGSGVAAGGPVRAVVELAGVADITSKSLGSNTPINMIRATVEALKQLKVAEEVAALRGKTVEEILG, from the coding sequence ATGGAAATTATCAATGCAGAAAACTTAGAAAATTTAGAAGAACGCGTTGTGGCCATTAACCGTGTAACAAAAGTTGTTAAAGGTGGACGTCGTTTACGTTTCTCAGCATTAGTTGTAGTTGGTGATCGTAATGGTCATGTAGGTTTTGGTACGGGTAAAGCACAGGAAGTACCTGAAGCAATTCGTAAAGCCATTGAAAGTGCTAAGAAAAACCTAATTACTGTACCTATGACAGGAACAACAATTCCTCATGAAGCTATTGGCGAATATTGCGGTGGTCGCGTATTATTAAAACCAGCTACTGCAGGTTCTGGAGTAGCGGCTGGCGGTCCTGTCCGTGCGGTTGTTGAATTAGCAGGTGTTGCTGATATTACAAGTAAATCATTAGGATCTAACACACCGATTAATATGATTCGTGCAACAGTTGAAGCTTTAAAACAACTTAAAGTAGCTGAAGAAGTTGCCGCTTTACGTGGTAAAACTGTCGAAGAAATATTAGGATAA
- the rplD gene encoding 50S ribosomal protein L4: MPKVTLFKQDGTTSEEVELNEAVFGIEPNESVIFDAVIMQRASLRQGTHAVKNRSAVRGGGRKPWRQKGTGRARQGSTRSPQWVGGGVVFGPTPRSYSYKLPRKVRRLALQSILSQKVAEGNLVLVDSLTFDAPKTKEFKSVLSNLSLDAKVLLILEGDNNNAYYAARNLPNVKVIDDHNVNVLDLVNYDKVLITKAALSTVEEALA, translated from the coding sequence ATGCCAAAAGTTACATTATTCAAACAAGATGGAACAACATCAGAAGAAGTAGAATTAAATGAAGCAGTATTCGGTATTGAACCAAACGAATCAGTTATCTTTGATGCTGTAATTATGCAACGTGCATCATTACGTCAAGGAACACACGCTGTTAAAAATAGAAGTGCTGTTCGTGGCGGTGGTCGTAAACCATGGAGACAAAAAGGAACAGGACGTGCTCGTCAAGGGTCAACCCGTTCACCACAATGGGTTGGAGGTGGAGTTGTCTTTGGTCCAACACCTCGTTCATATAGCTACAAATTACCACGTAAAGTTCGTCGTTTAGCATTACAATCGATACTTTCACAAAAAGTTGCCGAAGGTAATTTAGTGTTAGTTGATAGCTTAACGTTCGATGCACCGAAGACAAAAGAGTTCAAATCAGTATTAAGTAATTTATCACTTGATGCAAAAGTATTGTTGATTTTAGAAGGCGACAATAACAATGCATATTATGCAGCACGTAATTTACCAAATGTTAAAGTGATTGATGACCATAACGTAAACGTGTTGGATTTAGTAAATTACGATAAAGTATTGATTACCAAAGCTGCACTTTCAACAGTAGAGGAGGCTTTAGCATAA
- the rplF gene encoding 50S ribosomal protein L6, whose protein sequence is MSRIGRKPIEIPEGVTIAIDGHTVTVKGPKGELTRTLHSNISLELEDNTLTLTRPDDSKENRSLHGTTRSLVSNMVEGVSTGFKKELDLVGVGYRAQKQGDKLVLSVGLSHPVEFTGSEGVSIEVPSNTKIIIEGFNKEKVGELAANIRAVRPPEPYKGKGIRYTDEFVRRKEGKTGK, encoded by the coding sequence GTGAGTCGTATCGGAAGAAAACCCATCGAAATCCCAGAAGGCGTAACCATTGCAATAGACGGTCATACAGTGACTGTTAAAGGACCTAAAGGCGAATTAACGCGTACTTTACATTCAAACATTTCATTAGAATTAGAAGATAACACGTTAACATTAACTCGTCCTGATGATTCTAAAGAAAATCGTTCATTACACGGAACAACACGTTCATTAGTGTCTAATATGGTTGAAGGTGTTTCAACAGGATTCAAAAAAGAATTAGACTTAGTCGGTGTTGGTTACCGTGCACAAAAACAAGGTGATAAATTAGTATTAAGTGTTGGCCTTTCTCACCCAGTTGAATTTACTGGTTCAGAAGGTGTAAGCATTGAAGTTCCTTCAAATACTAAAATCATCATTGAAGGTTTTAACAAAGAAAAAGTTGGCGAATTGGCTGCCAATATTCGTGCCGTACGTCCACCTGAGCCATATAAAGGCAAAGGAATTCGTTATACAGATGAATTTGTACGTCGCAAAGAAGGTAAAACAGGTAAATAA
- the rplE gene encoding 50S ribosomal protein L5: protein MESRLKVKYTDEVSPKLVEQFSYSSVMQVPKIEKIVINMGVGDAVSNAKNLDKAVDELTLISGQKPIITHAKKSIAGFRLREGMPIGAKVTLRGSRMYDFLDKLISVSLPRVRDFQGVSNNSFDGRGNYTLGVKEQLIFPEVSYDNVDRVRGMDIVIVTTAQTDEESHALLKELGMPFKK from the coding sequence ATGGAAAGTCGGTTAAAAGTTAAATATACTGATGAAGTATCACCAAAATTAGTTGAGCAATTCAGCTATAGTTCAGTTATGCAAGTGCCAAAAATTGAAAAAATTGTGATTAATATGGGTGTTGGCGATGCTGTATCTAATGCTAAAAATTTAGATAAAGCTGTTGATGAACTTACATTAATTTCTGGTCAAAAACCTATTATTACTCATGCTAAAAAATCAATCGCAGGCTTCCGTTTACGTGAAGGAATGCCAATTGGTGCTAAAGTAACATTGCGTGGCTCTAGAATGTATGACTTTTTAGATAAATTAATTAGTGTTTCATTACCTCGTGTACGTGACTTCCAAGGTGTGAGTAACAACTCATTTGATGGCCGTGGAAACTACACTTTAGGTGTGAAAGAACAATTAATTTTCCCAGAAGTATCATATGATAACGTTGATCGTGTACGTGGTATGGATATCGTTATCGTTACAACAGCCCAAACTGATGAAGAATCACATGCTTTGTTAAAAGAACTAGGCATGCCATTTAAAAAATAA
- the rpmC gene encoding 50S ribosomal protein L29: MQINEIRELTTEEMVEKEKEFKKELFNLRFQLATGQLENTARLRHVRKSIARIKTVLREQELAK, from the coding sequence ATGCAAATTAATGAAATCAGAGAACTAACCACTGAAGAAATGGTTGAAAAAGAAAAAGAATTCAAAAAAGAATTATTTAATCTTCGATTCCAATTAGCAACAGGTCAGTTAGAGAACACTGCCCGTTTACGTCATGTACGTAAGTCAATTGCTCGTATCAAAACGGTCTTGCGTGAGCAAGAATTGGCTAAGTAA
- the rplW gene encoding 50S ribosomal protein L23, with protein MQLSEVVLRPVITEQSMLGIDDRKYTFEVDRRANKTHIKQAVEAMFEGVKVAKVNTINVDGKAKRMGRYTGFSRKYKKAIVTLTEDSNNIELFGEAE; from the coding sequence ATGCAATTATCTGAAGTAGTATTAAGACCAGTAATTACGGAACAATCAATGTTAGGTATTGATGACCGTAAATATACCTTTGAAGTTGATCGTCGTGCAAACAAAACACATATCAAACAAGCGGTTGAAGCAATGTTTGAAGGCGTAAAAGTTGCCAAAGTTAATACGATCAATGTTGACGGAAAAGCTAAACGTATGGGACGTTATACAGGTTTTTCTAGAAAATATAAAAAAGCAATCGTAACCCTAACAGAAGATTCAAACAACATTGAGTTATTCGGCGAAGCTGAATAA
- the rplN gene encoding 50S ribosomal protein L14, with translation MIQTETRLKVADNSGAREVLTIKVLGGSGRKTANIGDVIVATVKHATPGGVVKKGDVVKAVIVRTKTGARRKDGSYIKFDENACVIIRDDKSPRGTRIFGPVARELRDNNYMKIVSLAPEVL, from the coding sequence ATGATTCAAACAGAAACTCGATTGAAAGTCGCTGACAATTCTGGCGCCCGTGAAGTCCTTACGATTAAAGTATTGGGTGGTTCAGGACGTAAAACAGCCAATATCGGTGACGTAATTGTTGCGACCGTGAAACATGCAACACCAGGTGGGGTTGTCAAGAAAGGTGACGTCGTTAAAGCAGTCATCGTTCGTACTAAAACAGGAGCTCGCCGCAAAGATGGGTCTTATATTAAATTCGATGAAAATGCCTGTGTCATTATTCGTGATGATAAAAGCCCTCGCGGTACGCGTATCTTTGGACCAGTTGCACGTGAATTACGTGATAACAACTACATGAAGATTGTTTCTTTAGCTCCAGAAGTTCTGTAA